From one Bos indicus isolate NIAB-ARS_2022 breed Sahiwal x Tharparkar chromosome 16, NIAB-ARS_B.indTharparkar_mat_pri_1.0, whole genome shotgun sequence genomic stretch:
- the IL10 gene encoding interleukin-10 yields the protein MPSSSALLCCLVFLAGVAASRDASTLSDSSCIHLPTSLPHMLRELRAAFGKVKTFFQMKDQLHSLLLTQSLLDDFKGYLGCQALSEMIQFYLEEVMPQAENHGPDIKEHVNSLGEKLKTLRLRLRRCHRFLPCENKSKAVEKVKRVFSELQERGVYKAMSEFDIFINYIETYMTTKMQK from the exons ATGCCCAGCAGCTCAGCCCTGCTCTGTTGCCTGGTCTTCCTGGCTGGGGTGGCAGCCAGCCGAGATGCGAGCACCCTGTCTGACAGCAGCTGTATCCACTTGCCAACCAGCCTGCCCCACATGCTGCGGGAGCTCCGAGCTGCCTTCGGCAAGGTGAAGACTTTCTTT CAAATGAAGGACCAACTGCACAGCTTACTGTTGACCCAGTCTCTGCTGGATGACTTTAAG GGTTACCTGGGTTGCCAAGCCTTGTCGGAAATGATCCAGTTTTACCTGGAAGAGGTGATGCCACAGGCTGAGAACCACGGGCCTGACATCAAGGAGCACGTGAACTCACTGGGGGAGAAGCTGAAGACCCTCCGGCTGCGGCTGCGGCGCTGT CATCGCTTTCTGCCCTGCGAAAACAAGAGCAAGGCGGTGGAGAAGGTGAAGAGAGTCTTCAGTGAG CTCCAAGAGAGGGGTGTCTACAAAGCCATGAGTGAGTTTGACATCTTCATCAACTACATAGAAACCTACATGACAACGAAGATGCAAAAGTGA